The stretch of DNA CCTCGTATCGCAACCTGGACAGCTGTGTTCGCAAGTGTGCTGTCGAGCCGTCTGCGATACGTCCGTCGGCCTGGAGGGGGGCTTAAGTGCATCGGGAACGCACAACCGAGAATGGGATCAGGCCACCTCGGCTCGGAGCACTTGGAGCGGGCGCTCGACGCGCTGCTCGAACGAGTCGCTCGCTCGCTCGATTCGACCGGAGACGCGTTCCCCTACTTCGCCGACCCCGAGACGGGCGAGTGGGAGACGACGCCCGCCGGAAACTGGTGCGGTGGGCACTGGGTCGGTTTACTGCGATTGGCGGCCGAACACGCCGAGAGGGGGACGGAGTCCGAGCGCTACAGAGTGGCGGCACGCAGCCACACCGAAACCCTCCACGAGTACATGCCACACGAGACGATGTTCTGTGGGATGAACTTCCACTACGCCGGGTTCGCGGGGTTCGACGCCACCGGTGACCGGTCACTGTTCGGCATCGGTCTCGAAGGGGCCGACGCGATGACCGACCTGTACCACGAAGGCGCTCGACAGATCCCGATTGGACAGTTAGAGATAGAGGGCCCCGAACAGTTCCGTGGACCGGACAGCGATCACGGCCCGTCCGGTGACCGTATCGGTGCGGTCGACGACATCTACACCACGTTACCGATCCTCTGGCGTGCCTACGAGGAGACCGGCGACTCCCGGTTCCGCGATGTCGCCGTCTCTCATGCGGATCGACATCTCGACTGGTACCTCCGCGAGGACGGCAGCACCTGGCACCACGCCGTGTTCGATCGCGAGACGGGCGAGCTCGAACGACAGTACAACGAACTCGCACGGTCGGACGACACGTGCTGGGCCCGTGGCCAGGGTTGGAACATCGCCGGACTGGCCCGGGCTTACCGGGAGACGGACGCCGACCGCTATCTCGATGCCCTCGAACGGGCGGTCGAATACCACCGTCGAAACTCGCCGGACGACGGCGTTCCGTACTGGGATTACGCCGCCAGTGGCGACGAGCCACGCGACACGAGCGCGGCAGCGCTGATCGCGTACGGACTCGTCCGCCTGTCGGAGGAGCCATCGACAGCCGCCCTCAGGGACTACGGGCGAACGGTTCTGGACGCGCTGCTCTCCTCGTATCTCGTCACCGACCCCGACGCGGAGAACCGGGGTGCCGTCCTCCAGGGCTGTTTCAACCGGCCCGGTCGGTATGCCGACGACAACGAACTGATCTGGACCGATTATTACGTGGCGAGAGCTGTCTCCGAATCGCTCGATCGCGCATGAACCCCGGATACGACCTCCCCGAACCGGACTCCGATGCGCCCGATCCCTGGAGTGGATTCGAGTGGCAGCTGGGCGAGTCGTACAACATCGCCACCGTCGCCCTCGACGGGACGGAACCTGACCGTCCCGCATTGCGGCACGTGTCGGTCGACGGCGAGCAGCTCACGCTTTCCTACGGCGACCTCACGAGAGCCGTCGACGCGACGGCTGCCGAACTCGCATCGATCGGCGTGGGTCCCGGTGACACGGTCGGCGTCTGCCTCCCCCAGTGTCCGGAGCTCCTCGTGACACACCTCGCTGCGTTCGAGCGCGGCGCGGTCGTCGTTCCCCTCTCGATGCTCCTCGGGGACGACTCACTGTCGTACTCGTTGAAACACAGCGGTGCAGCGGCGCTCGTTGCCGACGAGGAGAGACTCGCCCGATTCGATCTGGATCTCTCGGAGATCACCGTTCTGGCGGTCTCACCCACCGTCAGTGACACACCCCTCGGAGGTCTTTCGGCACACACGACGCTGGGCCGGAACGTCGAGTCGTGCCAGACGGCACCCGACGACCCGGCACTGATCATGTACACGTCCGGGACGACCGGGAAACCCAAGGGTGTCGTGCAGGGCCACCAGTTCCTCGCGGGGTCGCTTCCTGGCTATCAGGCCTGGTTCGAGATGTTCTCACGAGCGGATATGCGGGACGCCCGCGTGTGGACGCCGGCCGAGTGGGCATGGGCTGGCGCGCTGTTCGACGTCGTCTTTCCGACGCTGGCACTCGGCGGCACGGTCGTCTCGCGGGAGCGGCGAAGCGGGTTCGATCCCGACGCTGCTCTCGAACTGATCGAACAGGAACGGGTCACGAACGCGTTTCTGCCCCCGACCGCGCTCGGTCGCATCAAAAATGAAGGGGTTGTCGGGGATTACGATACCGCGTCGCTCGACACCGTTCTGTGCGGTGGCGAGAAGCTACCCGAATCGCTCCACTCTTGGGCAGAAAAGACGCTGGAGATCACGGTCAACGAGTCCTATGGGCAGACGGAGGCGAACGCGTTGATCGGGAACTGTCGGCGCGCGTACTCCGCACGGCTCGGGTCGATGGGTAGACCGTATCCCGGCCACGATATCGTCCTCGTGGACGAAGACGGGACGGAGGTCCCGAACGGCGAGGTGGGTGAGATCGCCGTCCGTCTACCCGATCCGGTCGTCTTTTTGCGGTATCACGGGGACGATCCGGCGACCAGGGCCAAGTTCGATGGCGATCTCTTTCTGACGGGGGACCTCGCGGTTCGTGACGAGGCTGGGTACCTCCGGCATCAGGGGCGAAAGGACGATCTCATCCTGACCTCGGGGTACAGAGTGAGTCCTCACGAAGTGGAAGCCGCGTTGCTGTCACACCCTGACGTCACGGACGCCGTCGTGGGTGGCGTCTCCGACGACGAACGCGGACAGCGGATCACGGCCTACGTCGTCCCCAGTGGGCGGGTTCCCGACGCCGAACGTCTGAGGGAGCACGTACGCGACGAGCTCGGGGCGCACAAGGTTCCCCGAGAGATCGTGATCGTCCAGGAGATCCCCGAAACCAGAACGGGCAAAACCGACCGGGGTGCGCTGTTCGACGAGTGATCCGGCGGTTCGACGACCTGCTCGAACTCGAACGACGAACGGTTCGGGGAGAGCACGACTGGGTCCGAGCAGTACGGGGATCGCTGCACCTACCCCACTCGCTGCAACCACTGCTGGAGTCGAACCACGTGAGTCAGTGGGGGAACGTGCGTCGCTCGAACGCGTCGGCAGCGTCCGCGACCCGCTCGATCTGTTCCGTGGCGAATCCGAGCTCCCGGTAGCTGTCCGCCAGTTCGTTCGGGTCGACGTAGAGATACGGCCCGTCGGTGGCGGCCATTTCGTGCAGCTGATCACGACCGTGTGCCTCGGCCGAGTTCACGTTGACCTCTCGCCACTCGTCGATCCGACTGCGAAGCCGTCGTGTGATCTCCGGTCGCTCGCCGATCAGGTTCTCCCTCAGGTGGGGGTCCTCGGCGAGATCGTGGAGGATCTCCAGCCCCTCGTTCGGCAGTTCGGGGTCGTTGTAGAGCCCCGGAACCGAGAAGACGCCGGGGTGGTGGATCCGGGCGTACATCCAGTCGCCCTCGTAGACCGCCCGGCTGAACGTGTAGATACCGTGGCCACAGACGAGGTACTCACGTCCCTCGAACGGTTCGTTTCGGAGGGCGGCAGTGAACGGTTCGGCGTCCCACCCGCTCGGTGTCTCGACACCGAACAGTTCACAGAGCGTCGGCAGGAGGTCGAACTGGTAGACGAAATCCTCGACGGCACTGCCGGCGCTCTCGGATTCTCCCGGCACGTCCACGATCATCGGCACCCGCTGGCAGGGTGGGTGTGCGAGAGCGTGTTCGGCGTAGATACCGTGCTCGCCCAACGCCTCTCCGTGGTCCGCCGTGACGACGATCGCCGTCTCGTCGCGGATGCCGTGGCGTTCGAGGGTCGACAGCAGTCGCTCGACCTCCGCATCGACCTTTCGGATGCTGGCATCGTATCCGTCGTTGATGTGCTGTGCCTTCTCGGGCGTGTCGATCTCGACGGGCATCGGCCAGTCGCCGTAGTCGATGTACTCCTTCCCGTCCACCTCGTGTTGGCTCGGGCTCGGCCAGAGCGAGCGCGAGCGGACGCCTGTAGCGCCCTCCTGCTCGGCGAGCACCTCCCGATCGATCCACTGC from Halococcus agarilyticus encodes:
- a CDS encoding glycoside hydrolase family 88 protein; this encodes MGSGHLGSEHLERALDALLERVARSLDSTGDAFPYFADPETGEWETTPAGNWCGGHWVGLLRLAAEHAERGTESERYRVAARSHTETLHEYMPHETMFCGMNFHYAGFAGFDATGDRSLFGIGLEGADAMTDLYHEGARQIPIGQLEIEGPEQFRGPDSDHGPSGDRIGAVDDIYTTLPILWRAYEETGDSRFRDVAVSHADRHLDWYLREDGSTWHHAVFDRETGELERQYNELARSDDTCWARGQGWNIAGLARAYRETDADRYLDALERAVEYHRRNSPDDGVPYWDYAASGDEPRDTSAAALIAYGLVRLSEEPSTAALRDYGRTVLDALLSSYLVTDPDAENRGAVLQGCFNRPGRYADDNELIWTDYYVARAVSESLDRA
- a CDS encoding acyl-CoA synthetase, which encodes MNPGYDLPEPDSDAPDPWSGFEWQLGESYNIATVALDGTEPDRPALRHVSVDGEQLTLSYGDLTRAVDATAAELASIGVGPGDTVGVCLPQCPELLVTHLAAFERGAVVVPLSMLLGDDSLSYSLKHSGAAALVADEERLARFDLDLSEITVLAVSPTVSDTPLGGLSAHTTLGRNVESCQTAPDDPALIMYTSGTTGKPKGVVQGHQFLAGSLPGYQAWFEMFSRADMRDARVWTPAEWAWAGALFDVVFPTLALGGTVVSRERRSGFDPDAALELIEQERVTNAFLPPTALGRIKNEGVVGDYDTASLDTVLCGGEKLPESLHSWAEKTLEITVNESYGQTEANALIGNCRRAYSARLGSMGRPYPGHDIVLVDEDGTEVPNGEVGEIAVRLPDPVVFLRYHGDDPATRAKFDGDLFLTGDLAVRDEAGYLRHQGRKDDLILTSGYRVSPHEVEAALLSHPDVTDAVVGGVSDDERGQRITAYVVPSGRVPDAERLREHVRDELGAHKVPREIVIVQEIPETRTGKTDRGALFDE
- a CDS encoding sulfatase family protein, encoding MRVLLVDIDSLRPDRLGTYGYSRNTSPTIDAIAENGVRFDRCFTADSPCLPSRTSLATARFGVKHGAVTHWGEGQWLDLHSRRGNGGDYPPDRPLSFRHLSDAGINTSTITSFSKRHSAYHFSGSFRESIQPTPGMTDNGATVTDTATAWIDDHADADDWLLHLNYWDVHHPYLGIDEFVDDVRESGPGAQWIDREVLAEQEGATGVRSRSLWPSPSQHEVDGKEYIDYGDWPMPVEIDTPEKAQHINDGYDASIRKVDAEVERLLSTLERHGIRDETAIVVTADHGEALGEHGIYAEHALAHPPCQRVPMIVDVPGESESAGSAVEDFVYQFDLLPTLCELFGVETPSGWDAEPFTAALRNEPFEGREYLVCGHGIYTFSRAVYEGDWMYARIHHPGVFSVPGLYNDPELPNEGLEILHDLAEDPHLRENLIGERPEITRRLRSRIDEWREVNVNSAEAHGRDQLHEMAATDGPYLYVDPNELADSYRELGFATEQIERVADAADAFERRTFPH